The following DNA comes from Hordeum vulgare subsp. vulgare chromosome 3H, MorexV3_pseudomolecules_assembly, whole genome shotgun sequence.
taagaggaatatcaatttcttcgcgatcaaagtcttcaaggaatgaccaaacgcTTCACTCGAAgaaatacatttttaggggtcgatattcatcgaataactcaaactactCAAATACatatatagagcctgtgtacatttACAAacttatcagtctcttaacctataaatcttcaaaccacccaaatcactaaggggcagtagatgcacttacaatctccccctttttggtggttgatgacaactaggttaagttttcaacggggctaataatatgaaatgtaagtacacagtttgaggaatttgattgcaggaTACAGAgatactccccctgaagatgtgcatatttgagaagTTTGCGTTGGACAACAAATGcatattgatgatatatatcatggaaaTCTCCTcctgtatcttgtaattcatgaatGCATCGTACGTCGAGCGAATAGTGCCAACAAGGCCTGCATGCCCTAGCTAGCATCGCCGCCGTTGTATGCATATGATCTGCCACTGCTGACACGCTCCGAAGTTCGCGTTGATTTCAATGACTCCTGTCAACTTTGATCTCTTCCAGTTTTAACGCTCGAAATCGGTGAAGTGTAGCTTAAATCCAACTGATCTTCTTTACGATTTCTTTCATCCTTTTCCTCTAGATCAACCATCAACCCCAGATAACCTAGcattgataccacttgatagaataAACAAGAGATGTATAGTCGTTCATCCGAGGACCAAGCAGTCAAATGAGCACGCCATCGAAATTTGTTAATGAGGTTCAACGATATGACTACGTCCCCGGAGCTTGGTTACATACGCTCCTCCcagtgacaccgtcacaataccatACCCAGACCGCCCTGGGCACCGACACATGCCGCCGTCTCCCCTGCGTTCATGTGCTATTATATTAGAATAGGTTATTTCGTTTGTCTGCCTCCACTATATATCAGAGGTCAAGGGCATATCCTATCTAAACAGAATACAACTCAGAGTCCAACTATAACATACCTTGAACACAATATTCAACACAACTATAACACATAGGATGAAGCATTAGTTCAATTAAATATTTTGGATAGTATTATTGGTGTTATGGTTATCCATAATTTACATACCGTTACACAATTATAATTATCAAAAATTCTTTTTATGTCAAGAAATTAAAGAACAATATACTTTCAAATGACTTTATTCATAGTAAGAAGTCTAAAGCCTTCACAATAAGTATAAATAGATTTAGATATAGCTATATTAAAGTATTTTTTTATCAAAACAGTATATTAGAACTTCAACGTGGTATAAACTTGTGGGGGTAAATTCATCACCCATCTATATGTACTCCATTAGAAAATGGTTGGTTCCTAACTTTagtttttatttaatttcctTTTTAAAAAAAGACACTCGGAAGAGTACAACCTCCGTCTCGGTGTATAGGTAATCTTAGGTTGTGCACCGCGACCAAGacaaagaggaaaacgagagaaatTAAAGTTAATTTGCTAATATAATGCCCATAGTATAAATTGACCACTCCATGTCATATcagttagtctcaagtcattaaaaacatacacgccCCACGTCTCTTATTGGTTAATTCGTTTATTCATGTAAAAAAACAGAAATGAGGTGAAAGTTAATGTACCGTGCCTAAATTTTTTGGTATTATTTGgttttcgtaagatgacttataaaccgaGACGGGTGAGTATCATAAATTTGATATTTATTAGGGATAACAGTAGTGGGTACAAAAGAGGGATAGCTTGGCACAAACGACTTGTAAATAATATAAAATTACACATGATATCTCATTTATTGTCTTCTTCCTTGATTATTCATAAGCACCCGATCTAAGGAAATGCACCACAAAGATAGTAGACGAAACATATCCATAGTTTGAACACCGGATCTTAGGAAATACACCGCAACGTCTTCGCCACACAAGCCTTTGATGTTGATAACGAGATCTAGTAGGGATACTGGAAAACTCCACGGGCGTTCATGGTAGAGCCTTCACCGATATTAGTCTTGGAAACATATCCATAGTTTTCATCAGTAGAGTTGAGATTTGAATTTGCAAGCTTCACACCATAGATATAACCCCAGCTTCCCACACTTGGGTAGTGTCCTTCCTCACGGATTTCGGTGTACACCTACATACATAAAGTATTAGAATATGCACTAGTAAAGTTTGACATATACATAATGTTTTTTCAGTTGAAAAACTGTAGTAAGTAAATTCAATTGAATTTAGTTtagattatttatttatttatttttgcagaaTCATAGTTGAAAAACTGTAGTAAGTAAGATCTTCTATCATCTTAATTAAAAAAATCATAGTTTGCAGGTTTATAAATGCATCACTTGCGAGGTGAATTGCACCGTTAATTTAATTTGGATTACATATAAATTTACTAAAAATTAGTTTGGAGCATGAGCAAAGAGAAAAAGGTAAGATACATCATTTTTGAGATAATGCACAGTATTTACCCCGTTGTCACCAATGTAGGGGGCGGTCCAGGAGAACAACCAATCGCAGGACCTGCTGCTGGAGGGGATCTTGGTACGATACACAACGGCACCAGCTGAACCAACCGCAGCACCACTTGGGTGGACGTGGAGGAATGCACCCCATTGCCCATTCTGAATATCTGATGGGTAGGGTGTATCATAGATATGGCCGTGCCAATCGTTGTACTTAGCCAAGCTCAAAGTGGCACCAGTGGCATTGTAGATGAGGCATTTTACAGCTATTCCGTTACCGTACCTATATAGCAGTGTCGCCAAAATATGGATCAGATTAATTAAGCTCTCTCTAAAAGAAATTTGTTTGTATCACAACATGCTAAAAGCAGAAATATACGACGTACAATGAAGGAAACAACGAAAGAAACGAACCGCTCTTTGAGATTGTCGACGAAGGTTAGTGCGTTAATATCCTTACCACCGGCGTTGATCATCTTCATGGCATAGTCTGCAACATCCTTTTGAGTAATGGGTTCCTTATACTCACCAGTGGCTATCACCGTCTTCTCCGAAATGGGGGTACCAAACACTCCTGAGGCCATTTGCTTTGCTAGTTTAGATGGATCGATTGCTGTGAGAGAATGAATGAATGATTTTGTACATCTAGTCCTGCCAGTATTTATACACGCGTTGGCAATGCAATGCAAAGATCCCTCCTTCCACCGTTTCATTAAAGAAAAAACCTCTGGTTGtggccggtagcctgggccacggctAGATAGATAGCACACCGTGAGGAATCCTTGCAAGTTGTGTATAGTACTCGATAGACGCTCGAGATCAATACACGCTTCAAAGTCATAGAGCAAACAATTTGCTTGCGACAAGACTACTTCCTCGCGTCCAAGTCGTGTGGTATGGCACATTGTTAAAGCACGCACAAGATTTTCCCTCAAACTAATCCATCAGTATCcatcacacacgcacacacaaatCCTGCACTACCGAATCACATCGCTTGTTTGTAAATTAATACCATGAATTCACTTATCAAAATCATAGTCAGCCTTTTCCAGTCATGTGTGTGCAGCCATGGCTGGTGGGGAGCAGCAGCACGCACAGAGGTACTGCCGGTCGAGCAAGAGGTTGATAATATTTCTTCCTGTTCCGTTTCTAGAAGCACGCACACTGCTACCAGCGCTGACATGGGGCGGCTGCCTCGTCGCTAGGACACAGGGAAGGAAGATCTCAGTGCAACGACGGGCGTTCGGCCTTGTGCGATCGAGGAGACGGGCGTCGGGACTCGCGCGGCTGCTTTGAGTGATGAATGGCACACAAACTAAAATATCTGCGTAGCCGAGATGGGTCCAATTATGATTAATTGCGTTGTTTAAGGATTGTGTTAAATTTAAGAAAGGATAAATATACCCTacgagtgaattacggaaatgTCCTACCTCAAAAATTAGAAGGATTAATATTAACCATTCCATCAACAATATACTACTCACTTTTTTGAGTAGTATGATGCACCGTAAAAACTCTCTAGATTGATGTCCATCGGAAGGAACCTCTGCCCATTGTTTCGACATAAGGCCATCTTCAACACGGAAACCAAACACGGACGGTCATCCGGGAGCTAACATCCAACCCTCTTCACATATGTTATAATTTTATTTGGCATCCATCAGGAGGGCCTTTCTGGCTTTAGGAAGCATACGCTCGCAAGTGAACAGTAAATTCAAAATAAATAGTTAAAATATTAAAAATATTTGTGTGGATATTCATGTTAGTCTAACCAGCGTGCTTGAAAATTTTCATGCAAAACAGGATAGCGGGGCTTGGTCGGTAAAAAAAGACAAAATTAAGCCTACCATTTAGAGGTAACATTGTGCGTTCCGTTTTATTTTCCTCAGATGTCAAAATGCCTGAGCTTTTCTCCTGAAAATttgcaaagcatttgggtttgacaATGAGGACATCCATTTTTTTCAATTACTAATTCTACTTTTATCAGAAATTCTCTACTTCTAAAACGATGCCTGCTTGTGGAATAATCTTCGAAATAGGCTTTAGCTCCCCTTTATAGATACGGCAAACCACACAGATACGAAGTCCATGATACAAGGTGTTGAGGAAATCCTCAAAGGCTGGTCAAAAGACAAATTGACAAAACTAGATAAAAACGCTAACGCCATCAACCGGTTGTCGAGAAGAAGCACATGAGACCGTCATTGTGTGCCCGAGGACCCAATCTCACCGGCGATGCCCCCCAAGAGGGTGACAACGTGAAGCGCCACGTTCGCCGCGCTAGCTGAGCCAAACAGAGGTTTTCACACTTACATCTGGAGGGAAAGGAGAGGACCGCGAGGGAGCCCTAAGAGGAACACAATACCCACATGTGATGTCACCGCCGGTGCCATGGCGCAAAGATTTCGCCGTGCCCCCAACACCCACTACATTAAAGAAACTCCATGATGGAGACCCCATCACCACGGGTCGCTAGCACCATATCCAGACTAGGGCTAAGCTACCAATGAGGACGACCTACACCCAGATCCAGCACCAAAACACCCATTGCCATTCTCATGGCCAAAGAATGTCGTCAACACCAACTACACCGAGACTTGCCGAGAAGCCACCCATGTAGCCCGCCACCCCGGCATCCAAACTTCCTCCCCAACACTACAAGTCCACGAGGTCCGCCGAAGGCCACACCTTGGCATGGGTGACACTGGCATAGGGCCGGACCCCCGTCCACGTGACAAGGAGGACGTCGGCAACGAGGGCCTGATCCTCACTGTATTAGCCCCCAAAATCGGCGAGCCGTCCAGGGATGGGGCCAACCGGCGACACCCAAATGCCCGTGTATGGGCCACCTGCCCATACACCGCCGCCGAAGCTGCGGCCTCCATGGGCGGTACCTCGTATCTCCAGATCCAGCCGAGGCAGACCCTGAAGGCTGCCGTCCCATTTCCCAGGAGCCCCACCGGACCTCCGCCACCCCGATCCGCCGCTCGATAGCCACCAGGCCTCCTTCCACGCTCACCCTTCCAGATTCGCTATCCTCGGGGCAGCATGAGGGATCCGCAATGTACCCCAACCGTGACAAGGGCGGCCTGCACAGCTTCAATGAAGAAACTGAAGCCATCTTCCTCGAGCACGCCACCGACATGCATCCCACGACATAGCAAGCACCAACAACACATCGTCTGCGGCCCAACACCGGCCACACCTGTCACCTTCACGCCCTGCCACAGATTAAAGAGCGATGTCGCCAGATCCATCGCGCACATGCCGCACAACCCCGTCTCGAGCGAGCGCGCGTCCGCCCATGTAGCCATCTATAACGTCCAAGATGTGATTCTTTCCATATTTGGAGGCGAGGCCTCAATAGGGAAAGAGGTGCATCTTATCATTTTGCAAGTACATCAACCATTGCATTACATACAAGAACAGATGAGTttatgagttggcttacactcaccacaaattCAGTTACAAATCCACTCAACTATTTATTCAAGCCTCCATAAGACATGGTCCGGTTACGGAAAAGATAAAAAACAAAATAGCAATGAGTCTATCTTGCTAGGACCAAGAAACGAACAAGGTCCTCTAGTCGTCGGGGTACGTCACGTACATATGCCCAATTCCTTCGTCGATCTCCCACTGCAACCGAGTAGCATCAAAAGCATCTGGATCTCCTGCACTTGGACCTGTGGTtgcgtagtaatctgtgagccacgaggactcaataATCTTATGACCATGATAGCGAGTCTaaccaagttattaggtgaggacggagaatgtgtttgagtttgcagcaacactaagcatttatggtggctaacttacgagaacataaAGTAAAATGAGTGGTCCACGCATGACGGTCATGACCTAataataatcactaagtgatcctgaacacctacttacgtcagtcgtAACCCCACCGtattctcgatcggagaaggagcttcgaaagaaacagtcacggttatgcatacagttggcatgttttaggtAAGTTATTTCAAGTtacctagaaccggatgttaaacaaagtttccatgttaccACATAAATGTGGCCTCGGCTTTCCGaacgatttaaccctgcagggctgctccaactaatccaacacaaattaccacaagatgcatagaaagcctcgatcacgaaactcgtgatctccttggtttccttagtggaaaactcaatctgagataacccaaagcaacagtggaatcccgatgcacaagatatatcgtcaaggtaaaacaagtccagcaagaccacaCGACGTGGtcatgaccccgataagagccgcgtatctcagtctcaggacacgtcgaaCAAgctaagcgtacggtggcctgatagaaatccccCAGGTTTCCCTGGGGTGGccacgcacggtgctctagtttggaccaacactcatgaggagcactggtccgggggttgattaaattatcctcaagGTAGCTATTCCCCATGCTTTTTAATTATTAAGTCAttagcaaatgtagtaccaaagttgggtcttgacaGACAAGTCTTAAGCCAAAACGATTAATCAAGCGGGCCGCCATAACACCTcgagcgtgttaggagtgctcaattatggaataaaacaccggtaaccgaaattaGGGCGGGAAAGGCGGAACAAATCACCGAGAAAAAGGCCaaccttccgccttttaccaggtatataggtgcattaatgaaATAGCATTAACTAAGATTATAATCAAATTgcgcatgttatcacatggaccagcttggacctgcaactagcaatgctataagatggttgagcaagcactaacttagccaatcaatgttttGCTAGGAGGTGAAGGGTTAGAGGGTTTCATGACAATGTTTGGAGGTTTAatattcaggtggtaggcagcgctaAGTAACGATGAAaacaattcatctaggcataacaaaattagaaacaatatcaaggtcacaatcatcttgcctaTTGGATCTTCTGACTCGAACTGCTATTGCCCTTCCTGAACGTACTCAACGAAATCCTCGCACTCCTTCTTCGCACCCGTTTCTACCCAAAATCAGTATACATCCAATAAACACACATCAAGTAATAATGcttcaaacaatatgatgcatgtgtgtggcATGAAAGAAAACATGGAATTGCTACACTTTCATCTTTCCATGcacttattaagttattagcattcTGAACAGAACCTCAAGTCAacttattttgacatgcatgaaaataatagaaatggatgcatcatgagaaaacggtATGTCGCCAATAGTAATATAGCACACCGTGAGGAATCCTTTGTCCGTGGCAGCTAGCCTGGGTTTAGTAAAGTATACTACTCTATAGTAGTATAGAACACTGAGAGATAGATAGATGCTCATTGTGTGGACAtaaagtcccccccccccccccaaagaaaAATAATGCCCATCAACGGCATTGTCATAAAGCAAACAAGTTGCTGGTCACCAGACTACTTCCTTGCGTATTTCGTGAGCTAACATCTTCAACACGGAAACCAAACACGGACATAAGGCCATTGTTTCGACATAAGGCCATCTTCAACACGGAAACCAAACACGGACGGTCATCCGGGAGCTAACATCCAACCCTCTTCACATATGTTATAATTTTATTTGGCATCCATCAGGAGGGCCTTTCTGGCTTTAGGAAGCATACGCTCGTAACTGAACAGTAAATTCAAAATAAATAGTTAAAATATTAAAAATATTTGTGTGGATATTCATGTTAGTCTAACCAGCATGCTTGAAAATTTTCATGCAAAAACAGGATAGCGGGGCTTGGTCGGTAAAAAAAGACAAAATTAAGCCTACCATTTAGAGGTAACATTGTGCATTCCGTTTTATTTTCCTCAGATGTCAAAATGCCTGAGCTTTTCTCCTGAAAATttgcaaagcatttgggtttgacaATGAGGACAtccatttttttcaaaaatgtttgacATTTGAATAAAAAAAAATTATGGGCAGGAGCATATGCTCCCAAGAGGCGAATTGGATTTCTGGATgatgatatttcttttctaataacTTGCTCAAACATAAACAAGTTTGGCTTGAGACAAAACCAATATGACTTATATTCTGCAAAGGATAGTATTAAATATAAC
Coding sequences within:
- the LOC123445754 gene encoding 23 kDa jasmonate-induced protein-like → MASGVFGTPISEKTVIATGEYKEPITQKDVADYAMKMINAGGKDINALTFVDNLKERYGNGIAVKCLIYNATGATLSLAKYNDWHGHIYDTPYPSDIQNGQWGAFLHVHPSGAAVGSAGAVVYRTKIPSSSRSCDWLFSWTAPYIGDNGVYTEIREEGHYPSVGSWGYIYGVKLANSNLNSTDENYGYVSKTNIGEGSTMNARGVFQYPY